In Tsukamurella tyrosinosolvens, the genomic window ATGAAGGAGCTGGAGACCATGGAGCAGACCGGTGGCTTCGAGGGTCGCACCAAGAAGGAAATCCTCATGCTCACGCGTGAGAAGAACAAGCTCGAGCGGACCCTCGGCGGTATCCGCGACATGGCCAAGGTCCCCTCGGCCATCTGGGTCGTGGACACCAACAAGGAGCACATCGCCGTGGGCGAGGCCCGCAAGCTGGGTATCCCGGTCATCGCGATCCTCGACACCAACTGCGATCCCGACCTCGTCGACTACCCGATCCCGGGCAACGACGACGCGATCCGCTCCGCCGCTCTGCTGACCAAGGTCGTGGCCTCCGCCGTGGCCGAGGGCGTGCAGGCCCGCGCGGGCGTCGCCACCGGCGATGCCAAGCCCGAGGCCGGCGCCGGCGAGCCCCTCGCCGAGTGGGAGCAGGAGCTGCTGGAGTCCGCCACCGTCGCGACCCCCGCCGCCGAGGCGCCCGCGACCGAGGCTCCGGCCACCGAGACCCCGGAAGCCTGATCGTTTCCGGTCGCACGACCTTCCCTTCTTAGATAGGAGCCGCATACATGGCGAACTACACCGCCGCTGACGTCAAGCGTCTCCGCGACCTCACCGGGTCGGGGATGATGGACTGCAAGAACGCGCTCACCGAGACCGACGGCGATTTCGACAAGGCCGTCGAGGTGCTGCGCATCAAGGGCGCGAAGGACGTCGGCAAGCGTGCCGGTCGTTCCACCGCCGAGGGCCTCGTGGCCGCCAAGGACGGCGTGCTCATCGAGCTCAACTCCGAGACGGACTTCGTCGCGAAGAACGAGGAGTTCCAGCAGCTCGCCGACGCGATCGTCGCTGCCGCTGCCGCGTCGGACGCCGCCACCGTCGAGGCCGTGCTCGAGCTGCCGCTCGAGGGCGAGACCGTCGCGTCGCGCATCGAGGCCGCGTCGGCCAAGCTGGGCGAGAAGCTGGTGCTGCGTCGCATCGCGCGCTACGACGGCCCCGTCGCCGTCTACCTGCACAAGCGCAGCTCGGACCTGCCGCCCGCCGTGGGCGTGCTGGTCTCGTTCTCGGGTGAGGGCGACGCCGCTGCCGAGGCCGCTCGCGGCGCCGGCATGCAGGTCGCCGCGCTCAAGGCGAAGTACGCCAGCCGGGACGAGGTTCCGGCCGACGTCATCGAGAA contains:
- the tsf gene encoding translation elongation factor Ts — translated: MANYTAADVKRLRDLTGSGMMDCKNALTETDGDFDKAVEVLRIKGAKDVGKRAGRSTAEGLVAAKDGVLIELNSETDFVAKNEEFQQLADAIVAAAAASDAATVEAVLELPLEGETVASRIEAASAKLGEKLVLRRIARYDGPVAVYLHKRSSDLPPAVGVLVSFSGEGDAAAEAARGAGMQVAALKAKYASRDEVPADVIENERRIAEETARAEGKPEQALSKIVEGKTVAYYKDTVLPDQPSVTDNKKSVQQVLDEAGVKVNAFTRFEVGQE
- the rpsB gene encoding 30S ribosomal protein S2, which translates into the protein MAVVTMKQLLDSGAHFGHQTRRWNPKMKRFIFTDRNGIYIIDLQQTLTYIDKAYEFVKETVAHGGTVLFVGTKKQAQESIAEEATRVGMPYVNQRWLGGMLTNFQTVHKRLQRMKELETMEQTGGFEGRTKKEILMLTREKNKLERTLGGIRDMAKVPSAIWVVDTNKEHIAVGEARKLGIPVIAILDTNCDPDLVDYPIPGNDDAIRSAALLTKVVASAVAEGVQARAGVATGDAKPEAGAGEPLAEWEQELLESATVATPAAEAPATEAPATETPEA